A genomic region of Arachis hypogaea cultivar Tifrunner chromosome 5, arahy.Tifrunner.gnm2.J5K5, whole genome shotgun sequence contains the following coding sequences:
- the LOC114927782 gene encoding uncharacterized protein codes for MDIAVRMVQWAIELSEFDLKYETWTAIKVHCLTDFVVEYAGDQEESSTTWELYVDGFFNKVGSGAGIILVNQEGTQVEVSLKFEFPASNNQAEYKALIAGLKLAKEVGATKVVVFSNFQVVTSQINREYQVKDPNMKRYLDKTLDYLGRFIETEVKHIIRDLNSRADALSKLAITKLGGNNRSLI; via the coding sequence ATGGATATTGCGgttagaatggttcaatgggccatagagctatccgagttcgaccttaaGTACGAAACGTGGACGGCAATCAAAGTCCATTGCCTCACCGACTTCGTGGTAGAatatgcaggagatcaagaggaatCTTCCACTACATGGGAGCTATACGTAGATGGATTCTTCAACAAAGTTGGAAGTGGTGCAGGCATAATCTTAGTCAACCAAGAGGGAACTCAGGTAGAAGTCTctctcaaatttgaattcccagcctccaacaatcaagcagaatataAAGCCTTGATTGCAGGATTAAAACTAGCAAAAGAAGTCGGCGCAaccaaagtagttgtgttcagCAACTTTCAGGTGGTGACTTCACAAATCAATAGAGAGTACCAGGTGAAAGAccctaatatgaaaaggtacttagATAAAACCTTGGATTATCTAGGGCGATTTATCGAAACTGAGGTCAAACACATAATCCGGGATCTtaacagcagagcagacgccctctccaaaCTAGCAATTACCAAGCTaggagggaataatagaagcctgatctaa